One Coriobacteriia bacterium DNA window includes the following coding sequences:
- a CDS encoding TIGR00300 family protein yields the protein MPAGRPFEDVRVEGHLIDSGIVSHIMDDIMDLEGEFETLRFDVGRTNEDTSVAELRVFGKDETHLAGILIAIQEHGAVPLDPGDAVLQPAPADGVFPDDFYSTTNLETFVRLSGRWVRVAYPEMDLGVRVDTGAGMAEGVPMGAVRAGDLFVVGRQGLRVAPNERPRESQAFEFMGSEVSSEKPKAYIVREVARVLRDVRGEGRDVIAVAGPAVVHTGAAGHLARLVELGYVSVLFGGNAVAVHDIEWALYGTSLGVLLEEGLPVPGGHEHHLRAVNTIRRHGGIRQAVEAGVLTKGLMHTLVATGTPFVLAGSIRDDGPLPEVITDAIEAQEAMRRHAREAGACLMLSTMLHSIATGNMLPASVHTVCVDINPAVVTKLADRGSWQTMGVVTDVGLFLEQLAEELRGRSPMP from the coding sequence ATGCCGGCAGGTCGTCCGTTCGAGGACGTGCGCGTCGAGGGGCACCTGATCGACTCGGGTATCGTCTCGCACATCATGGACGACATCATGGACCTGGAGGGCGAGTTCGAGACGCTGCGCTTCGACGTCGGCCGCACCAACGAGGACACCTCGGTAGCGGAGTTGCGGGTCTTCGGCAAGGACGAGACCCACCTGGCCGGCATCCTGATCGCCATCCAGGAACACGGCGCGGTGCCCCTCGACCCCGGGGACGCCGTGCTTCAGCCGGCGCCTGCCGACGGCGTCTTCCCCGACGACTTCTACTCCACCACCAACCTCGAGACGTTCGTACGCCTCAGCGGCCGGTGGGTGCGCGTCGCGTACCCCGAGATGGACCTTGGCGTACGCGTCGACACCGGCGCGGGCATGGCCGAGGGCGTGCCGATGGGGGCGGTACGGGCAGGCGACCTGTTCGTGGTCGGCCGGCAGGGCCTGCGCGTGGCGCCCAACGAGAGACCGCGCGAGAGCCAGGCGTTCGAGTTCATGGGGTCGGAGGTCTCCTCGGAGAAGCCGAAGGCCTACATCGTCCGCGAGGTGGCCCGCGTGCTGCGCGACGTGCGGGGCGAAGGGCGGGACGTCATCGCCGTGGCGGGCCCGGCGGTCGTGCACACCGGCGCCGCCGGGCACCTCGCCCGCCTGGTGGAGCTCGGCTACGTCAGCGTGCTCTTCGGTGGCAACGCCGTGGCGGTCCACGACATCGAGTGGGCGCTGTACGGGACGTCGCTGGGCGTGCTGCTGGAAGAGGGCCTGCCGGTACCCGGAGGGCACGAGCACCACCTGAGGGCCGTCAACACGATACGCAGGCACGGCGGCATCCGGCAGGCCGTGGAGGCCGGCGTGCTCACGAAGGGACTCATGCACACGCTCGTCGCGACCGGCACGCCGTTCGTGCTCGCCGGCTCGATACGCGACGACGGGCCGCTGCCGGAGGTGATCACCGACGCCATCGAGGCGCAGGAGGCGATGCGCCGCCACGCGCGCGAAGCCGGCGCGTGCCTCATGCTCTCCACGATGCTGCACTCCATCGCGACGGGCAACATGCTGCCCGCCTCCGTCCACACGGTATGCGTCGACATCAACCCGGCGGTCGTCACCAAGCTCGCCGACCGCGGCTCCTGGCAGACCATGGGGGTGGTGACCGACGTCGGTCTGTTCCTCGAGCAGCTCGCCGAGGAGCTGCGCGGTCGGTCTCCGATGCCCTGA